A window of Punica granatum isolate Tunisia-2019 chromosome 8, ASM765513v2, whole genome shotgun sequence genomic DNA:
TATCCCAACTCAGAGCCACATAGGGGCGATGCTCAAACTCGCGAAGCTCCTTCACCACCGAGGCCTCTACATCACCTTCGTTAACACGGAGTATAACCATAGGCGCCTAGTTGAGGCCAGAGGCCGGAGCTTCCTAAATGATCTCCCCGCTGGTTTCCAGCTCGTGGAGATCCCGGACGGGCTTCCACCATCTCAGGCCAACGCGACCCAGGATGTTATCTCCCTTTGCGAGTCCGCTAGGCTCTACTTGCTGTATCCATTCTGTGCCCTCATCAATGACCTGAAGGAGAGGGCGGCAGCTTCTGGTTCGGGCTTTCCACCGGTCTCTTGCATTGTGGCAGATGGTTTCATGACGTTCTCAGCCTATCCAGCGAGTGAGAAGTTCGGGATCCCGGTCGTGAACTTGTGGACTATACCAGCCTGTGCCCTGATGGCATTCATGCACTATCCTAAGCTCATAGAAAAAGGGTTTGCTCCACTAGAAGGTAAAGCCATGTTAGAAATTAAACTCCATTTTCTTAAGTATATGTTCTGTAAATTATTCTTATAGTGACTGTGTGGTCTAGACGGCCAAAATAAAGTGGATAAAGCATCATAAGGAACTAACGAAGTATTACAACATTGTAGAGTGCGTATAGTACAGTAACATATATGCCATCTTTTGATATCACAGGTTTTGAGTTCAATTCGATCATCGGTGAAATTTTcctactttttatttttatccttTCTATTTATTATTAGGCTTATTGATTTCtcttaaaagaaatatatacatacttagGTAGATTGAAAAAATTACACAGGAAAGCATCATAATTATAACAATGTAGATAATTTTGTTTGTACTTAAGATTTACATGTCATATGCTGTAATGGCTACTGCATGACCCTATTGcctaaaattgaaattacacacacacacatatatatatctactaGTCGTGGAGTCCGTGCGTTGCGCGTGATAGTTCCATCAatgtgaaaagaaattataattaaaaaataaaaaaaattccttcgaaaatttaaagtgaaataaaagaacaaaataaacaaataactTCAAGTTTAGTAGTAAACGATCTTACTTTTTTATAGTTTCGTATAGGGGTAGCAAATAGCTTTCGAGAGGCAAAATTCACATCACCaatcttgaaaaaaaataagagaaaaaaagctaaaaaaattcattcgaaaatcaaaagtgaaacataaagaataaaataaataaataacttcaAGTTTAGCAGTAGACTATCTTACTTTCTGAGAGCTTACGTATAGGGGTAGCGGTTCCTTTCGAGAGACAAATCTCACATTATCAATCTTAAAAGATCATatgaggaaaaaagaaagaaagagaaaaataaaataaaaaataatctaaTTAAGTCAATTGCATCTAAGGATAGATATACGTTTCGAGAGCTCGCTCTAGTTGTAGAGGTATTCTTTGAGAGTTGAATAGGCACATGTTTATATGTATGATAATTCCTTTTTATAACTATCATACTGAAtctagataaaatataatccgatttgtcttcctttttcagtgaacaaatttgatttgttttatgaaaataaattataatttattaatatctataaaatattatctaatctattttttaaaaataggtgtctataataatatataattcataattactttttcttactATATATACACTAAAAGCTATCCACGTAACCatatattagtatattttttatcgtgtatgaatatatagtaatatatacttattttgatattattatttatgtatgaaatatttattattattttagaaatttaagATTAAtaaatcttctcatttatttcaaatacattctaTTATGTAGAttcttaaaattaaagaaatccagaaatcaaattttatgatgagatttCTTTAgaaactattttttattaaaaataatctcgaaaataaaaaatatagaaaatttcatttagaaaTTTGATACTGCCTTCAATTGGAGATTATTGTAGTATCAAAACAATTTATGGTATTTTAAATTTCCAAATGGAATATTATAATCTAAAATAATGTCGAATGACTTTGtcactaattttataatagaaaataattttaaattttaaaaactaaaaaaacttGAGaagttattttattaaataataaaaatgtaaataatttcaaattttaaaaactaaaaaaacaataattttttatcaaaataattcaaaaaatgaaaacaaataaactaataaaattacctttaaaaaattcatattgcctTAAATTAGAGATTACCGTGATATCTAAAAGATTTGATGGTATTTTCGATCTTTAAATAATGCAACATTTTAATAATGCAATTTTTCAtactttaaatatatatgtgcataaaaattagcatggaaaattaatgatttataatatttttttctatgtgAAATCTGGTATCCAAAAGCCCAATTGaaccccgactaatccagtcaagcttggtcggcccactaaagggtaaaactctcccagcATGAATTTTTATACTCACAAGGACTTGAACCTGAGACATTTTTTAAGGGGAACAAATGCCGAACTGTTTGAACTAACTCACGTTGGTATAAGATATTTCTTTTCAACTGGCTATTGTCACACCTCATATTGAATACTAGGCATGGAGCTTGAGGATTCCATGAAATAATATGGAATACatagttgaaaattttaaaaacatatggaaaattattttatttgaaaattggatAATTCAAAACATGCTTCTTATATAATCATGAAAACtgtaaaaattcaaaatatattatgtaaatatCTCACTAGAAAATACTTAtgtaaaattaagaattaaaattttattaaatgatgtattctgaaaacaaatGTAAAAGTCATTGATTTGAGACTTATTAATAATTCATAAATATTCTTCTTTactaagaattttaaaaaatatcaaaaactggaaatatttgtttattttaaatattaaaaaattatgcttTATTGAATATTTCAGTAATGAATAGCACTTAAtgtattatattttcataatatatacaaattcTATTTGTTAAAACTACACATTTATATTTCCCAATATTTCCATGATACAAGTTTAAATCTTTTTCGTAGGACTTTATAATGTAATTGATAAGATAGTGAGTCTTCCACCATTTACAATGATAAATTATGTCAATTCTCAGGTTAGATAAATTTATACCATTTCAAATATTTGTAGATATAAAATTTAGTTTCTGAGCATCATCATCTAACGGTTGTAATGTTTCATGTAATTGAGTGCACATGACAGAAAGTAAATTTAAATGATGGTACGAGAGGTATGATTCATTGTTGATattgtttttgtaattttttataaataaaattttatatgtaaaccaactatttcttttcttttttagtttggGCACAAcaattacttttaatttaaattaacgttttattaattgattttgatGATCCATTAGTAATCAATATGAAATGAAGcattttatatatgattaaatttttaatgaaatttaaattaagtCTACATTTTCCTACATTTTAGTAGTATGCATTATAACTCAATCGAAAAATATTTCACGTATAGCGCACTTGTAAATCTActagtgtgtatatatatgtgtgtgtgtaatcATAATTTAAGAACATATATATCGAAGCGTACTAGCTAGAAGTGGTACTGTCATTATCAATAAGCTCCAGATATTATTGGATTCAAATCTagtatatgaaaaaaaaaaagaaaaaaaagaaatccacATATGCAAGTTTTACCTTTTAGCGGCCGACCCAACTCGATCTTGGCTTAATTGGAGAccatcaattaatttttcaaatagtAGGCGGTACACagagcgaaaaaaaaaaaaagacaatgtAAATGGTGCCACGCCTGGGTTGATCTTGTAAATCTCATGAAATGGAGATTTGAGACCCTATGTATTGATCTTGATCATCCCAAAAATTTATAGCATCCTTTTGTTTTCCGGTTACTAAAATGGATTCAAAGCGAGAATGAGATTTAATGAAGTGACACTCATTAGAATCAAGAAATAGTTCTCCTCCATTCTTAATAATGAATACCGGATCCGGTACCCCTTAGTTTCCGTCCTAATTTAAGCAGCTAGGCCATTTGATTGAGGTCTGAATACCCACTCCTctaacaataatatatatgtgccCTAAACTATATGTACACTTTGCATCTCTATGTACATAATAACGTTTCCGGAAAAACAATGCAAGACATAcataaatatgtgtgtgtatttaATATAATCTCTTGATAtggtttatttttaattgcagATGAAAGCTATCTTACGAATGGCTATCTAGAAACAATAATTGATTGGATTCCTGGCATGAAGAACATGAGACTGCGAGACATGCCAAGTTTCTTACGAACAACGGCTCCAGATGATGTCATATTCAATTTCGTAATGGACACGGCAGCCAGATTTGACAAGGCTTCGGCGACCATCATTCACACCTTTGAGGCACTTGAAGCAGATGTTTTGGACGCTTTCTCATCGATGTTCTCTAGGCCTGCTTATGCAATCGGTCCGTTTCAGCTGCTTATTGATCGAATCCCAGAAAATGAGAACCAACTGAAGCACATCCGTTGCAACCTATGGAAAGAAGATATGCAGTGTCTTCAATGGCTAGACTCACAAAAACCTGAATCCGTGCTCTATATTAATTTCGGAAGCATAGCATTTTTGACATCGCAACAACTGATAGAGTTTGCTATGGGGATTGCTAGTAGTAAACATCCATTCTTATGGATAATTCGGCCCGACCTAGTGAATGGGGACACTGCAATAATTCCTCCAGAATTCAATGAAGAAACCAAGGGGAGAGCTTTTATTTCCGAATGGTGCCCACAAGAGGAAGTACTCAACCACCCTTCGGTCGGAGGATTCCTGACTCACTGTGGATGGAACTCGGCAATCGAGACCCTGACTGCTGGAGTCCCAATGCTGTGCTGGCCCTATTTCGGAGATCAACAGACAATCTGCAAGTATGCGTGCATGGATTGGGAGGTTGGGCTGGAGATTGGCAGCGACGTGAAGCGAGACAAAGTGCAGAAGCTCACGAAAGAATTGATGGATGGAGAGAAGGGAAagcaaataaagaaaagagcCATGGAGTGGAAGCGACTAGCATTCGAAGCAACGGTGGAACAGGGCTCATCGGCTATAAATTTAGAGAAACTAGTGTGCGAGATTATATCCAAATAGATTATCAAATTGTCTAAACTCTTGATGGAAATTCAGCAAGTTTGCCTTCACGCACGACCTTCAATGAATAACTTCTTACTTCCTTCCTTCCTGGATATATATCATCGTTATACTCCTGTGATATGGGTTTCCGGTGGCTGGAAAAATGAGTTCTTTTGAATGAACATATTGTAGCTATCACCGACTTCCTTCCTGCAAAGACCATATTGTAActatcaccgaaaaaaaaaagagagagagaccatATTGTAGCTTATCGTAAGATACGTAGCATCTCGAATGAATCAGGTGTATTAATTATTGGACGAGACATATCTAATCGAAGGTAGTACCATATTCCTACTGATCATCAGCTAGCTTTTATAATCACGAATGCATCGATAATTTAATATGTATACGACTTCTCGATAAGCTGGACATTTGGGATCCATATGGCTCATGAGATGCATCGAAATGAGAGggaatgagaatattatttattttcatatcttTTGTATTAGAGAAGTGCTTTAGCTTATGATGGAGAGATTACCTTTGCCTTTTTCCTGGCCGGATTGAAATTCTCCGCCACCTTGTGCCTAACTTTGAATTGTATTATGCTATTGATGAAATACAAGATAATATTCTCTTACTACCCcataaattttccaaaaaaccTAGGCACAAGAAAAcatagataataattaatgaattccataattcaataatacatgTGTTGATGCAATAACTGGATTGGACTTATCAGAAGCGCTGGGTCGCTTGCCCGTTTTACTTGTATTTGAGTCCATCCATATGTGGAAAATGAATTGGCTTATCATATACGCTGAGACTtttcttaaaagaaaaaaaagggggcaTTTCATGGTTAAAaaagtaagttgattatcaaaAGGGAGTATAGAATTGTGACGTAAGTCCTCACctgttaatatatattcttgatAAGCTGGACATTTGGGATCCACATGGCTCATGAGATGCATCGAAATGAGAGggaatgagaatattatttattttcatatcttTTGTAGTAGAGAAGTGCTTTAGCTTATGATGGAGAGATTACCTTTGCCTTTTTCCTGGCCGGATTGAAATTCTCCGCCACCTTGTGCCTAACTTTGAATTGTATTATGCTATTGATGAAATACAAGATAATATTCTCTTACTACCCcataaattttccaaaaaaccTAGGCACAAGAAAAcatagataataattaatgaattccataattcaataatacatgTGTTGATGCAATAACTGGATTGGACTTATCAGAAGCGCTGGGTCGCTTGCCCGTTTTACTTGTATTTGAGTCCATCCATATGTGGAAAATGAATTGGCTTATCATATACGCTGAGACTtttcttaaaagaaaaaaaaaggggcatTTCATGGTTAAAaaagtaagttgattatcaaaAGGGAGTATAGAATTGTGACGTAAGTCCTCACctgttaatatatattcttgatAAGCTGTACATTTGGGATCCACATGGCTCATGAGATGCATCGAAATGAGAGggaatgagaatattatttattttcatatcttTTGTATTAGAGAAGTGCTTTAGCTTATGATGGAGAGATTACCTTTGCCTTTTTCCTGGCCGGATTGAAATTCTCCGCCACCTTGTGCCTAACTTTGAATTGTATTATGCTATTGATGAAATACAAGATAATATTCTCTTACTACCCCATAAATTTTCCAAATAACCTAGGCACAAGAAAAcatagataataattaatgaattccataattcaataatacatgTGTTGGTGCAATAACTGGATTGGACTTATCAGAAGCGCTGGGTCGCTTGCCCGTTTTACTTGTATTTGAGTCCATCCATATGTGGAAAATGAATTGGCTTATCATATACGCTGAGACTtttcttaaaagaaaaaaaaggggggcaTTTCATGGTTAAAaaagtaagttgattatcaaaAGGGAGTATAGAATTGTGGCGTAAGTCCTCACctgttaatatatattctcGATAAGCTGGACATTTGGGATCCATATGGCTCATGAGATGCATCGAAATGAGAGggaatgaaaatattatttattttcatatcttTTGTATTAGAGAAGTGCTTTAGCTTATGATGGAGAGATTACCTTTGCCTTTTTCCTGGCCGGATTGAAATTCTCCGCCACCTTGTGCCTAACTTTGAATTGTATTATGCTATTGATGAAATACAAGATAATATTCTCTTACTACCCCATAAATTTTCCAAATAACCTAGGTACAAGAAAAcatagataataattaatgaattccataattcaataatatatgtGTTGATGCAATAACTGGATTGGACTTATCAGAAGCGCTGGGTCGCTTGCCCGTTTTATTTGTATTTGAGTCCATCCATATGTGGAAAATGAATTGGCTTATCATATACGCTGAGACTtttcttaaaagaaaaaaaagggggcaTTTCATGGTTTAAaaagtaagttgattatcaaaAGGGAGTATAGAATTGTGGCGTAAGTCCTCACctgttaatatatattctcGATAAGCTGGACATTTGGGATCCACATAGATCATGAGATGCATCGAAATGAGAGGGaatgataatattatttattttcatatcttTTGTATGAGAGAAGTGCTTTAGCTTATGATGGAGAGATTACCTTTGCCTTTTTCCTGGCCGGATTGAAATTCTCCGCCACCTTGTGCCTAACTTTGAATTGTATTATGCTATTGATGAAATACAAGATAATATTCTCTTACTACCCCATAAATTTTCCAAATAACCTAGGCACAAGAAAAcatagataataattaatgaattccataattcaataatacatgTGTTGATGCAATAACTGAATTGGACTTATCAGAAGCGTTGGGTCGCTTGCCCGTTTTACTTGTATTTGAGTCCATCCATATGTGGAAAATGAATTGGCTTATCATTTACGCTGAGACTtttcttaaaagaaaaaaaaaggggcatTTCATGGTTAAAAATgtaagttgattatcaaaAGGGAGTATAGAATTGTGGCGTAAGTCCTTACCTGTTAATATAGAAGTTGCAGGTTCGATATCTAATGGATTATCGGTGTCtctttgttaattatttagatttcTCATTTATTGTATTAGGTATTGAGTCtcctttataatcgaaaaaagtaAGTTGATTTTCGATCAGGACTCACTgttaactaattaataatatgataGCATCTCATCATccatttatttagaaaataatatgtAAAGTATTGTAAATTGACGTACAGATCTAATATTGGGCagaacaataaaaatatgcaTGAGAATCCCttggaaattaatttatatagatattcttatattatttttggtGAATATACCTATAAGGGATGTACATGAGcctaatgaaataaaaatcacaaataaCTTATAAAAGAGTACAGGTAGTTCTACAACGAACTATCGAATCTGAAAACTCTAGATCACTAAGCGAAAGCGTGCGTCACTGCGCTACACCTTCTTTGGTTGTATATTatatgtgcgcacccgaatttcgtctcgtcggggcacgcaatgcgcgcgcctaaatgtaacgcggcttgggagtgtccaccttcccggggacgcgcgacggacgcacgtgagaaggagtcgccacttgccattttacgacccgaaagtcgagggccggcaagtttcccgggtctaggggtacggggtacacctaatatgctaaggcaatggtcttgtacggaaccggaaattccaaattcgggggttctattacgtgtggacctatatcccacacgccctttcggtactctagcttgctaggcttgcccttttatttatttaccgcatgattaagttccgctcatcttacgcgttttgacaccgtaaattcgaaggaacactccgaccgtccactctccgaccgggattattacatgaataaatatgcatcgtaaaacccttacattgttctctcaaatataaattacaatgactgaatcccggttgGTTCGTGTTcggccgttatttcactcatgctcaccgtatggtttggaaaagaccgaaatcgaaaataatgcaacgcgggctcatggagccggtggtcgggtccgaccggacCGACGGATAACAGAAGAATCGTTTGATTCTTGAGACAGCCGTGGGacaggtcgagctcccgggtcatgtcctGACCACGACTCATTCATCCTATCCGAGTTGTCTTTCCACTTAGACATCACTAAGATTGGGACGTTGAGTCGAGACAAGACCCGatgccgcactcgggttgcgcgctctCAATGtgcatgggcgttggaccccgtgatatcGTCTCCTATGAGTTCAGGCTTGAACCGCGATGAATACAACAAATAACAGAAAAGTATATGTTGCAAAGCGCACATATTATCATGTTGCATACACATAAttacataaacaaaattatttaaacgaGGCATGTGCGTTATCGGTGgggaatccaagtaggaaaagcgattggatatctttggaaaatgtcaagaggactgaattgaacgattttaaaagatggGGGACCGATTTAAAAATTCTGAAagtttggggactgatttaaacATTCTGAAagtttggggactgatttgaacattctaaaagatgggggactgatttgtaaatcataaaatatggggactgatttgtaacTTTCGAAAGATTGGGGACTGCTTTATAAATTACGAAAgatgggggactgatttgcaaatcaTAAACgatggggactgatttgtacATTTCGAAAGctggggactgatttgtaaattTCGAAAGATGGGGGACTTATTTATAATTTCCGAACgatgggggactgatttgcaaatcataaaagatggggactgatttgtaaaaaaactactgaaaatgccctaggacttatttgaaatgaaattgaaaatcaggactaatctgaaagataaaaaaaaggcccgaggactaaactgaaataactcgaaaagtttcttggaatgctagaacaattctggaaaattcaaggactgattgaaaaatgataaagtgaccggggcttgattgaaaatgattttgaaattcggggcaaatcttaagaaaataaaatacatcttctggactgaaatgtgacaaaatagaaagtttgtaaaatcgagttcggagACAAaacgatcacccacgcgactcaAGAACATACACTGCACAatcatatccatcaagcaaacaataatattcaggaaatgacccctaatcatgccactaagttgagaatttacctagttcggaaagttgaggagtgattctgtaaataaaaaaaatataaaaaaagtcaaagatatGCTGGGTGAGTTTGACCGGGCCGGTCTGAACAGTATCGGGCCGGTCTgagctggattgggccgaactcCGATGGaatggactgggccgaatggaAGATTGGGCTtcggaaggatggatgggCCGAAGTTGGCGGACTGGGCCGGACCTGCAACAGAGAAATAATgggctagtcccgagatgcgggatagggccttcaagagtcgggctgGACCGTTGCagagtcgggtttgggctgttttggcttgcacagacccgaatggtagcaacagacccgactggaagggtggacaggcccgactggcacaagtcgggtcggacgtcgccacggaggctcccgatggaattttgaggcaaggtcggcggcattggactcctaactgactgaggagcacagtgataggtggctcgtagcgagattcaacccgagctgacctgtgcgtcccttcaaagttcggatcagaaaagacgaccagaggaacaggcccgactggcacaagtcgggtcggacgtcgtcacggaggctcccgatggaattttgaggcaaggtcggcggcagtggactcctaactgactgaggagcacAGTCATAGGTGTCTCGTAGCGAGagtcaacccgagctgacctgtacgtcccttcaaagttcggatcagaaaagacgaccagaggaacaggcccgactggcacaagtcgggtcggacgtcgccacggaggctcccgatggaattttgaggcaaggtcggcggcattggaatcctaactgactgaggatcgtgcctgcagtggtttcatgaagattagacatgtcgattttcctgagagatgcaaagaaaaccggtaaaaactggaaaaatctgtaaaaggagaaaagagagaaatggcggtggtgcacggttgagcggctctcggcacgtgaccacctcgtcacgggggagagtgagggtcatgaggaacccttaggaaatgatggcacgacttgccatagtcgtgaggtggtggaaatgtcgaggaagcccgggaaaaccGTGAATATGTCCTCTGGACAGGGCGATTTTggcaagctggaagcttcaaatcacaaaactaacatcggaaatggactcaggaggtcgaatgcatgtgggatatgaagtttggtcaagtttggatcgggttgggtggcggtcgccggaaaacggtggaGTTTTCCGTTCTGGACAGTGTTGATTCGGCAATTTAGAAGcctcaaatcgcaaaactaacaccggaaatggactcaggaggtcgaatacatgtgggatatgaagtttggtcaagtttggatcggattgggtggcggtcgccggaaaacggtggaGTTTTCCGTTCTGGACAGTGTTGATTCGGCAATTTAGAAGcctcaaatcgcaaaactaacaccggaaatggactcaggaggtcgaatacatgtgggatatgaagtttggttaagTTTGGATCGgattgggtggcggtcgccggaaaacggtggagttttccggcggttgcgttttctttttttcttctctttccccCAAGATCCCGAAAATGAGCTGCCCCAAAACAAGGAGGATTCCCCTCCCTTTAATTGCAAATTTTGCCGGGATTTTCGCAGAAATCGGGGAGGGAAACGCGGAAAtccgaaattaggtgctgacattatatattatatatttatagctTGGAAGAAAGGTCGATGATTCTGATTTTCCACATAGTCCAACAGCTGATAATATTTAATGAGTTTCGTTTCTCCATAGAGATGATCTAATAATTCCATACAGTAAAAGTCTGCGTCTCTTATTATTTCGCGTGTTTCACTGTGAAGTGGGATTTGGAATTGCTTGCGTTAAGGACGAGACCTCTGAGGTATATGTGTTATCTACGCtcaatttagaaaataaatctGTTTTACAAGTATTCACCCAAATAAAAAAGTGTTTTTCAAGTGATGGTATCTTGTCGCAACTTTGATTCATCGGAAGCACATgtaatgaaaattattttattaagaaatttttatcCAAAATGACCTATaatttacccgttttgtcaatctatcatatatgtttttttgatcaaatctatcacatggtttactttttacatTAAATCTATCCTGACATTATCTTTTCcatcgacatctaacggccgtgctgacatGATACGttgagagatagtgggccacacttgtcAAGTGGGCGCCACATTAGCATG
This region includes:
- the LOC116187871 gene encoding 7-deoxyloganetin glucosyltransferase-like, whose amino-acid sequence is MASKKSHVVCLPIPTQSHIGAMLKLAKLLHHRGLYITFVNTEYNHRRLVEARGRSFLNDLPAGFQLVEIPDGLPPSQANATQDVISLCESARLYLLYPFCALINDLKERAAASGSGFPPVSCIVADGFMTFSAYPASEKFGIPVVNLWTIPACALMAFMHYPKLIEKGFAPLEDESYLTNGYLETIIDWIPGMKNMRLRDMPSFLRTTAPDDVIFNFVMDTAARFDKASATIIHTFEALEADVLDAFSSMFSRPAYAIGPFQLLIDRIPENENQLKHIRCNLWKEDMQCLQWLDSQKPESVLYINFGSIAFLTSQQLIEFAMGIASSKHPFLWIIRPDLVNGDTAIIPPEFNEETKGRAFISEWCPQEEVLNHPSVGGFLTHCGWNSAIETLTAGVPMLCWPYFGDQQTICKYACMDWEVGLEIGSDVKRDKVQKLTKELMDGEKGKQIKKRAMEWKRLAFEATVEQGSSAINLEKLVCEIISK